A window of Desulfobulbus oralis genomic DNA:
CCATCGCCAGACGGCTTGGGGGACAGCGCATCATCAGAAGCGCCCGCGAAACCCAGCCCGGCGATACCCTGGAGCTGCTTCTGGCCCATGGCGCCCTCCAGTGCCGGGTAGAGGCACTGCGGCCGGTTCGGGACCCCGGGGCCGCCTGAACGCGGGCAGCCCCGCATGCATCCTTCCGCACCCTGTCGCGCTCTGGCCGCAGGCCCAGTTTGCCGTTTTCGCCGGGCTTTGGTGGGAGCATCCCACGTTACGCTTACGGAAACAAGGATCCGGCTGTCATATCCAGGTAGTTCAGGCCGGCGTAATCGGGATACGCTTCCTTCACTTTCGCCACAAAATCATCCCTGCCGGAGCTGTGCGCCGCCAATTCCCGTACTTTTTTTACATAGGCGATCTTGGCAGCCACATCGGCCTGGACTTCCGGCCTATGGTGGCTCGACAATATCAACTGGTACCCTTTGGCCTGCATGTTTTGCAGGGAGGCAAGCACGGCGTCCATGTGATCCTGCCCCGCGAGGATGGAATGGGTATCGGCTCCCAGCATGTGCGTATATATGGCGTTGATGGCCTCTATTTCGATATCGTAGCTGTCTCCCGCGTCGATGATTTCAAAGATTATGCCGCCCACGGTGTTGGCGCCCGGTTCGAGGGTGGCGTCTATGGGCGGTATTTCCCTATTGAAGCCGGGGCCGAACGCCTGTCCCAGTTGCTCGGTGAGCGCCTTGGTGGCGCCGTTGGTGATGGCCTGGATGGCGCCGCTGGTGGCGTGGCTTTTTGCGTCGCCGTACCACTTGCCGCCGCTTGGGTGGGCGGAAATCAAAACATCCGTCAACGGCTTGCCGAGAGTACCGATATATTGCTTCCATTCCGCGATGTTGACGTCAAAGGCCGGGGACTCGATGGCGACAAGGTTCTTTCCGGTTTCCAGCACAAAGCATTCATCCGCCATTGCATCGGCAGTCTGGTAGGCGTGAAGTTTCATTGTGCCGAAATCGTAAATCTGGACAAAGCCGTGCTCCAGCTCCTTGTCGCTGAGCGTGTACGTTTTCAGATCTTTCATTTTGCGATCTCCGCTTCCTGGGTTAAAAAGAGCCGCTGCGGGGCGGTTTGCCGGAAAAATCGGCAATGGTGTAGGCGCCGTGCTCAATGCAGAACGTCGTGAAGTCCGGGTTGTCGGCCGTGCCGTAAAGGCTTTTGATCAACGGCCGCTCAGACAGGATGCGCTCTTTCACGGCGCGGTTGTCCTCAAGGGAGACTTTGCCGCTTACACGCAGCCAGGTCATATCCTGCCTGACCGCGCATACTTGAACGGCAGGGTTGGCCTGAAGCTGCCTGAACACGTCTTTGCTTCTGGCCGTGCAGAACCACAGCTTGCCGTCCTGCTCGAACTGATACTGAAACGCCCTCACGCGCGGTTCGTTACCGCTGACCGTGGCGACAAAGCACATGGGAGTTTCTGCCAGAATACCGGTGATTTCTTTTACCGCATCGTTCATAAGTACCTCTCTTGTCATGGTGGACGAGTCAGTCCT
This region includes:
- a CDS encoding pyridoxamine 5'-phosphate oxidase family protein, translated to MNDAVKEITGILAETPMCFVATVSGNEPRVRAFQYQFEQDGKLWFCTARSKDVFRQLQANPAVQVCAVRQDMTWLRVSGKVSLEDNRAVKERILSERPLIKSLYGTADNPDFTTFCIEHGAYTIADFSGKPPRSGSF